One Orrella dioscoreae genomic window carries:
- a CDS encoding phosphoheptose isomerase, translating into MDMTSRMTAHFNDAISTFQESSQALSGPLALGVDLLFAALANNGKILACGNGGSAADAQHFIAELVGRFERERLPLAGIALNTDTSILTAVGNDYGYEHVFERQVLALGQPGDVLVAISTSGNSVNVALSIEAAHERDMRVIALTGKGGGQFNDLLTPDDVHLCVPHDRTMRIQEVHILLLHALCDGIDALLLGDPA; encoded by the coding sequence ATGGACATGACCTCTCGTATGACGGCGCATTTCAATGACGCCATCTCCACCTTCCAGGAAAGCAGCCAGGCCCTGAGCGGCCCGCTCGCCCTGGGCGTGGACCTGTTGTTCGCCGCCCTGGCCAACAACGGCAAGATCCTGGCCTGCGGCAATGGCGGCTCGGCCGCCGACGCCCAGCACTTCATCGCCGAGCTGGTCGGCCGCTTCGAGCGCGAACGCCTGCCGCTGGCCGGCATCGCGCTGAACACCGACACCTCCATCCTGACCGCGGTCGGCAACGACTACGGCTACGAACACGTCTTCGAACGCCAGGTCCTGGCGCTGGGCCAACCCGGCGACGTGCTGGTGGCCATTTCCACCAGCGGGAACTCCGTCAACGTGGCACTGTCCATCGAAGCAGCCCATGAACGCGACATGCGCGTCATCGCGCTCACGGGCAAGGGTGGCGGCCAGTTCAACGACCTGCTCACCCCCGACGACGTCCACCTGTGCGTGCCGCATGACCGCACCATGCGCATCCAGGAGGTCCACATCCTGCTGTTGCACGCGCTGTGCGACGGCATTGACGCCTTGCTGCTCGGAGACCCCGCATGA
- the rsmI gene encoding 16S rRNA (cytidine(1402)-2'-O)-methyltransferase, giving the protein MNENVQSPHDAWRRVAERVDGQHWPEGALYVVATPIGNLGDLGLRAWQALVRADVIAAEDTRASRVLMDAWGVGTPLMAAHRHNEAAAAQDVVARLARGERVALVSDAGAPAVSDPGARIVRAAREAGHKVVPVPGPSAVIAALMGSGVTSDENPAFAFAGFAPAKQAARQRWLRLWCALPAPVVIYESPHRLSATLSDLLEVAGPERQLTLARELTKRFEEIATVTLAEAAAWLAADAHRGQGEFVLIVHEAPAAPERGDEAIAPETLALLDALLETVSVRDAARVAAKVSGLPRDQLYAAALARKPG; this is encoded by the coding sequence ATGAACGAAAACGTCCAGTCCCCCCACGATGCCTGGCGCCGCGTGGCCGAGCGCGTCGACGGCCAGCATTGGCCCGAAGGGGCCCTGTACGTGGTGGCCACGCCCATCGGCAACCTGGGCGACCTGGGCCTGCGGGCCTGGCAGGCGCTGGTGCGCGCCGACGTCATCGCCGCCGAGGACACCCGCGCCAGCCGCGTGCTGATGGACGCGTGGGGCGTGGGCACGCCGCTCATGGCCGCGCACCGTCACAACGAGGCGGCCGCCGCGCAGGACGTGGTGGCGCGCCTGGCGCGCGGCGAGCGCGTGGCGCTGGTGTCGGACGCAGGCGCGCCCGCGGTCAGCGACCCGGGCGCCCGCATCGTGCGTGCTGCCCGCGAGGCTGGCCACAAGGTGGTGCCCGTGCCGGGCCCCAGCGCCGTCATCGCCGCCCTGATGGGCAGCGGCGTCACGTCCGACGAGAATCCCGCCTTTGCCTTCGCGGGGTTCGCACCCGCCAAGCAGGCGGCACGCCAGCGCTGGCTGCGCCTGTGGTGCGCGCTGCCCGCGCCGGTGGTGATCTACGAGTCGCCCCACCGCCTTTCGGCCACGCTGTCGGATTTGCTGGAGGTGGCCGGCCCCGAGCGGCAGCTGACGCTGGCGCGCGAGCTGACCAAGCGTTTCGAGGAAATCGCGACGGTGACGCTGGCCGAGGCGGCGGCCTGGCTGGCGGCCGATGCGCACCGCGGCCAGGGCGAGTTCGTGCTGATCGTGCACGAGGCGCCCGCCGCGCCCGAGCGCGGCGACGAGGCCATTGCGCCGGAAACCCTGGCGCTGCTGGATGCCTTGCTGGAAACGGTGTCGGTGCGCGACGCCGCGCGCGTGGCCGCGAAGGTGAGCGGCCTGCCGCGCGACCAGCTGTACGCGGCCGCGCTGGCGCGCAAACCGGGCTGA
- a CDS encoding YraN family protein has translation MPAPTDTPLPALPASAWQTVRNAQKKAQRSRQRAARPRAADGRASEAAQTPASPVTAAQRRGQATEDAALALLCRAGLAPLARNLRCKAGEIDLVMRDGDVLVFVEVRYRAAARHGGAAASVDAAKQARVARAAAHFLPRLARAGWNGRQPACRYDVVAAEDGSLTWLRGAFDTPDAPA, from the coding sequence ATGCCTGCCCCCACCGACACGCCGCTTCCCGCCCTGCCCGCCTCGGCCTGGCAGACCGTGCGCAACGCCCAGAAAAAGGCGCAACGCAGCCGCCAGCGCGCGGCCCGGCCACGCGCTGCCGACGGTCGGGCATCGGAGGCGGCGCAGACGCCGGCCAGCCCCGTCACGGCCGCCCAGCGCCGCGGCCAGGCCACGGAAGACGCGGCGCTGGCCCTGCTGTGCCGCGCCGGCCTCGCGCCCCTGGCGCGCAACCTGCGCTGCAAGGCGGGCGAGATCGACCTCGTCATGCGCGACGGCGACGTGCTCGTCTTCGTCGAGGTGCGCTACCGAGCGGCGGCTCGCCACGGCGGCGCGGCGGCCAGCGTGGACGCCGCCAAGCAGGCCCGCGTGGCCCGGGCCGCGGCGCATTTCCTGCCCCGTCTTGCCCGCGCCGGCTGGAACGGCCGGCAACCCGCCTGCCGCTACGACGTCGTGGCCGCGGAAGACGGGTCGCTGACCTGGCTGCGCGGCGCCTTCGACACCCCGGACGCCCCCGCTTGA
- a CDS encoding septal ring lytic transglycosylase RlpA family protein — MMPASSHGGARGWRVLRTALIVATVLVLAACGASPKKSGGGGYYKDDGPHDSPPSNLDAIPDAVPRIEPLSAGTMRPYVIFGKRYVPDTTDRPYKARGRASWYGRKFHGNSTSNGEKYDMYAMTAAHTTLPIPSYVRVTRVGTNKTVVLRVNDRGPFHDGRIIDLSYVAAHKLGIIGPGSGEVIVERILPDEIREIQAGRAAANPGAQAVAYEPAPAPQAQPLPPPVAAIPASSAPTQAAIGAPDTGARGVFLQLGAFGEAGNAHALAGRVGTAFSPGETPAINVHQSGSFYRVRIGPYADRMSAERAAQDVANRTGVIPSLAIVP, encoded by the coding sequence ATGATGCCTGCCTCCAGCCACGGCGGTGCGCGCGGCTGGCGCGTGCTGCGCACCGCGCTGATCGTCGCCACCGTCCTCGTCCTTGCCGCCTGCGGCGCCTCGCCCAAGAAGTCGGGCGGCGGCGGGTATTACAAGGACGACGGCCCTCACGACAGCCCGCCCAGCAACCTGGACGCCATCCCGGATGCCGTGCCGCGCATCGAACCGCTGTCCGCCGGCACGATGCGCCCCTACGTCATCTTCGGCAAACGCTATGTGCCGGACACCACCGACCGTCCCTACAAGGCGCGCGGCCGGGCATCGTGGTATGGCCGCAAGTTCCACGGCAACAGCACCTCCAATGGCGAGAAGTACGACATGTACGCTATGACGGCCGCGCACACCACCCTGCCGATACCCAGCTATGTGCGCGTCACGCGCGTGGGCACCAACAAGACCGTGGTGCTGCGCGTGAACGACCGCGGCCCCTTCCATGACGGGCGCATCATCGACCTGTCGTATGTCGCGGCCCACAAGCTGGGCATCATCGGCCCGGGCAGCGGCGAGGTCATCGTCGAGCGCATCCTGCCCGACGAGATCCGCGAGATCCAGGCAGGCCGCGCCGCCGCCAATCCGGGCGCGCAGGCAGTGGCCTACGAGCCCGCCCCCGCACCACAGGCGCAACCGCTACCCCCGCCTGTCGCCGCCATCCCGGCTTCGTCGGCCCCCACGCAAGCGGCCATCGGCGCGCCCGACACCGGCGCGCGCGGCGTCTTCCTGCAACTGGGCGCCTTCGGCGAAGCCGGCAATGCGCACGCCCTGGCCGGGCGCGTCGGCACGGCGTTCTCGCCGGGCGAGACGCCTGCCATCAATGTGCATCAATCGGGGTCGTTCTATCGCGTACGCATCGGGCCGTACGCCGACCGCATGAGCGCCGAGCGCGCGGCCCAGGACGTGGCCAACCGCACGGGCGTGATTCCCAGCCTGGCGATCGTGCCCTGA
- the rapZ gene encoding RNase adapter RapZ — protein MTAPIEESPALHVVLITGISGSGKSVALRLLEDSGYTCIDNLPVRFLHEFLGNAKEDESLKRVAVAIDVRSPGELAELPDVITAQRAMGTELRVIFLDANTDTLVQRYSESRRRHPLADRLRTATGGTPSLKECIAHERELLAPLREQEHVIDTSELTPGHLRAWVRDLVHADRQPLVLTFQSFAYKRGVPRDSDLVFDVRCLPNPHYDSQLRPLTGKDEPVAAWLRGFDEVEQMIEDIEGFIRRWLPRYMQDTRSYLTVAVGCTGGQHRSVYIVEELSRRFADHQPLLVRHRAQPANDPA, from the coding sequence ATGACGGCGCCCATCGAAGAGTCCCCGGCGCTGCACGTCGTCCTGATCACCGGCATCTCGGGCTCCGGCAAGTCCGTTGCGCTGCGCCTGCTGGAAGACTCCGGCTACACCTGCATCGACAACCTGCCCGTGCGCTTCCTGCACGAGTTCCTGGGCAACGCCAAGGAAGACGAAAGCCTCAAGCGCGTGGCTGTCGCCATCGATGTCCGCTCGCCGGGCGAACTGGCCGAGCTGCCCGACGTCATCACCGCGCAGCGCGCCATGGGCACCGAACTGCGCGTCATCTTCCTGGATGCCAACACAGACACGCTGGTGCAGCGCTATTCGGAATCGCGCCGGCGCCACCCGCTGGCCGACCGCCTGCGCACCGCGACGGGCGGCACGCCCTCGTTGAAGGAATGCATCGCGCACGAACGCGAGCTGCTGGCGCCGCTGCGCGAGCAGGAACACGTCATCGACACCTCCGAGCTCACGCCTGGCCACCTGCGCGCCTGGGTGCGCGACCTGGTGCATGCCGACCGCCAGCCGCTGGTGCTGACCTTCCAGTCCTTCGCCTACAAGCGCGGCGTGCCGCGCGACTCCGACCTCGTCTTCGACGTGCGCTGCCTGCCGAACCCGCATTACGACAGCCAGCTGCGTCCGCTGACCGGCAAGGACGAACCCGTGGCAGCGTGGCTGCGCGGCTTCGACGAGGTCGAGCAGATGATCGAGGACATCGAGGGCTTCATCCGCCGCTGGCTACCGCGCTACATGCAGGACACGCGCAGCTACCTGACGGTGGCCGTCGGCTGTACAGGCGGCCAGCACCGTTCCGTCTACATCGTCGAGGAACTCTCGCGGCGCTTCGCCGACCACCAGCCCCTGCTCGTGCGTCACCGCGCACAACCGGCAAACGACCCCGCATGA
- the hprK gene encoding HPr(Ser) kinase/phosphatase, protein MLTVQDLVDDNADKIPFTWIAGHAAADNGIPDDGTSAADLIGHLNLIHPSRIQVVGEGEMAYYTRMDARRRSQQIDELLVGNVPGILLADGLSAPDDLIENCEKHNVPLLSTPISAAQVIDLLRVYLGKRLAPTTTVHGVFMDVLGVGVLITGESGLGKSELALELISRGHGLVADDAVELSRTAPSVIEGHCPPLLQNLLEVRGLGLLDIRTIFGETSVRRKMRLKLIVHLIRATAQDKFERLPLQDMTQDMLGLPIRRVMLQVAAGRNLAVLVEAAVRNTILKLRGIDTLGEFMERQTIAIMQNSK, encoded by the coding sequence GGATCTTGTAGACGACAACGCCGACAAAATTCCCTTCACCTGGATCGCCGGCCACGCTGCCGCGGACAACGGCATCCCGGACGACGGAACCTCGGCCGCCGACCTCATCGGCCACCTGAACCTCATCCACCCCTCGCGCATCCAGGTCGTGGGCGAGGGCGAAATGGCCTACTACACCCGCATGGATGCACGGCGCCGATCACAACAGATCGACGAACTGCTGGTGGGCAACGTCCCGGGCATCCTGCTGGCCGACGGCCTGTCCGCCCCGGACGACCTCATCGAGAACTGCGAAAAGCACAACGTCCCGCTGCTGTCGACGCCGATCAGCGCCGCGCAGGTCATCGACCTGCTGCGCGTCTACCTGGGCAAGCGCCTGGCGCCCACCACCACCGTGCACGGCGTCTTCATGGACGTGCTGGGCGTGGGCGTGCTGATCACCGGCGAATCGGGCCTGGGCAAGAGCGAGCTGGCGCTGGAACTGATTTCGCGCGGCCACGGGCTCGTCGCCGACGATGCCGTGGAGCTGTCGCGCACCGCGCCCAGCGTCATCGAAGGGCACTGCCCGCCGTTGCTGCAGAACCTGCTGGAAGTGCGCGGCCTGGGACTGCTCGACATCCGCACCATCTTCGGCGAGACCTCGGTGCGCCGCAAGATGCGCCTGAAGCTCATCGTGCACCTCATCCGCGCCACCGCGCAGGACAAGTTCGAACGCCTGCCGCTGCAGGACATGACGCAGGACATGCTGGGCCTGCCCATCCGCCGCGTCATGCTGCAGGTGGCCGCCGGGCGCAACCTGGCCGTGCTGGTCGAGGCCGCCGTGCGCAACACCATCCTGAAGCTGCGTGGCATCGACACGCTGGGCGAATTCATGGAACGCCAGACCATCGCGATCATGCAGAACAGCAAATGA